The following are encoded together in the Candidatus Desulfatibia profunda genome:
- a CDS encoding LOG family protein, translated as MSLNESPDCQIENIMYANETEVVALVTTSLEDEQMQYFLRNQDCLTTDLHSTKARLGINQEKLSGFVLQGDQISYEARFWFYIPEYCAGLTIDQLMKPGLKVGKIYLKNPKLKYTAEELINLISNRTIIVPKGTKVLEKGVLAVPIMPFVHPPNPKILTPEYLRAAVQKIIPREDLYFVQPEQKVNQIIVPAGSGVITHTTLFTQQNEIYILDPEHADARVGSRHTNGIIYLELVGGDKDFVKETAHFEVYKPASRQQNVKKKFYIDLNSALIEKFYGERAVDENTIAAISKAEGQKFIKMDSRYDQLLHELKPDTALILQDFPNRRLASYLVVAADLGLLSDLTFKSAPEEQYFFRPEHLVFMNTLQDMGVQIHWKNPLQGDLVLYKQFFMRSSVIPSFHEAFSSRKLAAIYGTAGNIDADTRKEIVDSIKSFKDFHGGICGILTGGSAGGIMSHVSKTTDSLGMLCGAVYWKIPGVDIDANVDFAAYLGRNDLLERQEILSVTTEADIYFKGGVGTNLENAITFVKKKLGIGHYKPQIFVGEFYRPLQNWITHLISEGMVAPSVFENCYFIKNGTEIFETLCRHFGSEDKMVFEVSVNESW; from the coding sequence ATGTCCCTGAATGAAAGCCCTGATTGCCAGATCGAAAACATCATGTATGCAAATGAGACCGAAGTCGTCGCCCTGGTCACGACATCCCTTGAGGATGAACAGATGCAGTATTTTTTGCGAAATCAGGACTGCCTGACAACAGACTTGCACAGCACAAAAGCCAGATTGGGAATTAACCAGGAGAAACTAAGCGGCTTTGTGTTGCAAGGGGATCAGATTTCATACGAAGCCAGATTCTGGTTTTATATTCCCGAATACTGTGCCGGGCTGACCATTGACCAGTTGATGAAACCCGGGCTTAAGGTCGGCAAAATTTATCTGAAAAATCCTAAACTCAAATACACTGCCGAGGAACTCATCAACCTGATTTCAAATCGTACCATCATTGTTCCAAAAGGAACCAAGGTGCTTGAGAAGGGCGTTCTGGCTGTTCCGATTATGCCCTTTGTGCATCCTCCCAATCCCAAAATCCTAACACCCGAATATCTTCGGGCTGCTGTGCAAAAAATAATTCCAAGAGAAGATCTATATTTTGTCCAGCCCGAACAAAAGGTGAACCAGATTATAGTGCCGGCAGGAAGCGGGGTAATTACCCATACGACTCTTTTTACACAGCAAAACGAAATTTATATTTTAGATCCGGAACACGCCGATGCCAGGGTAGGAAGCAGACACACCAATGGCATCATATATCTTGAGCTTGTTGGCGGCGATAAAGACTTTGTCAAAGAAACGGCTCATTTCGAAGTTTACAAACCGGCCTCCCGCCAACAAAATGTGAAAAAGAAGTTTTATATTGATCTGAACTCCGCCCTGATAGAAAAATTTTACGGGGAGCGGGCCGTAGATGAGAATACCATCGCAGCCATCAGTAAAGCCGAAGGGCAAAAATTCATCAAGATGGATTCAAGGTACGATCAACTCTTGCATGAGCTGAAACCGGATACCGCCCTGATTCTGCAAGATTTCCCCAACCGACGCCTTGCATCCTATCTTGTTGTGGCCGCCGACCTGGGACTGCTCAGTGACCTAACCTTTAAAAGCGCACCTGAAGAGCAATACTTTTTCAGGCCGGAGCATCTTGTGTTCATGAACACGTTACAGGATATGGGTGTGCAGATTCACTGGAAGAATCCTCTGCAAGGCGACTTGGTCTTGTACAAGCAGTTTTTTATGAGGTCTTCGGTGATACCCTCATTCCATGAAGCCTTCAGCTCAAGGAAACTGGCCGCAATTTACGGAACAGCAGGGAACATCGATGCAGACACCCGTAAAGAAATCGTAGACAGCATTAAGTCATTCAAGGATTTCCACGGGGGCATCTGCGGTATCCTTACCGGTGGCAGCGCCGGAGGTATCATGTCGCATGTATCCAAAACCACGGATTCTCTTGGAATGCTCTGCGGGGCCGTATATTGGAAGATTCCGGGAGTAGACATCGATGCCAACGTGGATTTTGCAGCGTATTTGGGCCGAAATGATTTGCTGGAAAGGCAGGAAATCCTATCGGTTACTACTGAAGCAGACATTTATTTCAAGGGCGGAGTAGGCACTAACCTTGAAAATGCCATCACTTTTGTAAAGAAAAAACTAGGTATTGGTCACTACAAGCCTCAAATTTTCGTAGGAGAATTTTACAGACCGCTTCAAAACTGGATCACCCACCTGATATCCGAAGGCATGGTTGCCCCCAGCGTCTTTGAAAA
- a CDS encoding ORF6N domain-containing protein, whose product MTTLVPIELIASKIYLMRSVKVMLDRDLAELYGVETKVLKQAVRRNIDRFPADFMFEMTKTEFEDWRSQFVTSKSDKMGLRYKPMAFTEQGVAMLSSVLGSKRAIQVNIQIMRAFTKLRKMLSTHKDLKRKIESMEKKYDQQFQVVFEAIKQLLETDEKPKKKIGFTVKEKQKAYGKRNKRTKALDS is encoded by the coding sequence ATGACAACCTTGGTACCGATTGAACTTATTGCAAGCAAAATTTACCTGATGCGCAGCGTAAAGGTGATGCTGGACAGAGACTTGGCGGAACTTTACGGTGTGGAAACCAAAGTATTAAAACAAGCGGTTAGAAGGAATATCGATAGATTTCCTGCTGATTTCATGTTTGAAATGACTAAAACGGAGTTTGAAGATTGGAGGTCACAATTTGTGACCTCCAAAAGCGATAAAATGGGCTTGAGGTATAAGCCCATGGCTTTCACGGAGCAGGGCGTTGCGATGCTATCCAGTGTTTTAGGGAGTAAACGTGCGATTCAGGTTAATATCCAGATAATGCGGGCATTTACCAAGCTTCGTAAGATGCTGTCAACCCATAAGGATTTAAAAAGAAAAATTGAATCCATGGAGAAAAAATACGACCAGCAGTTTCAGGTTGTATTTGAAGCTATCAAGCAGCTATTGGAAACAGATGAAAAACCCAAAAAGAAAATCGGGTTTACGGTAAAGGAAAAACAAAAAGCTTACGGCAAAAGGAACAAAAGAACAAAAGCTCTAGATAGCTGA
- a CDS encoding TerC/Alx family metal homeostasis membrane protein, translating into MHYEHAIKRVMAWVGLALLFNLGVLYFLGPQKALEFFTGYLVEYTLSVDNLFVFIMIFEFFGLTEKQQHKVLNWGIVGAVVFRMLFVVFGITLIHKFHVIIYFFGALLLWSAYKMAFHKERKVNPDKTLLVRWCRKIIPVTGDYDDDKFFLKTAAGLSATPLFVVVLVVESSDIMFAIDSIPAILAITQHPFIVITSNIFAVLGLRSLYFVIAGVMPLFRFLKPGVAVILAFVGAKMLLMDVVDIPTMYSLLFIVAILASSILTSRFIKEKA; encoded by the coding sequence ATGCATTATGAACACGCCATAAAAAGAGTTATGGCCTGGGTGGGACTGGCGCTTCTTTTCAACCTCGGCGTACTCTATTTTTTGGGGCCTCAGAAAGCCCTGGAATTTTTCACCGGATACCTGGTGGAGTACACCCTGTCGGTTGATAACCTCTTTGTTTTCATTATGATTTTCGAATTCTTCGGTCTTACCGAAAAACAGCAACACAAGGTGTTGAATTGGGGCATTGTCGGAGCTGTCGTTTTCAGAATGTTATTCGTAGTCTTTGGGATTACGCTGATCCATAAATTCCACGTCATCATATATTTTTTCGGGGCTCTGTTACTGTGGAGCGCTTACAAGATGGCTTTTCACAAAGAAAGGAAAGTCAACCCGGATAAGACCCTTCTGGTACGATGGTGCCGCAAGATCATACCGGTGACCGGCGATTATGATGATGACAAGTTCTTCTTAAAAACGGCGGCCGGCCTCTCGGCGACGCCCCTGTTTGTCGTCGTATTGGTGGTGGAAAGCTCGGACATTATGTTTGCGATCGATTCGATTCCGGCTATCCTGGCCATCACCCAACATCCTTTTATTGTCATCACCTCAAATATATTTGCCGTATTGGGCCTGCGATCCTTGTATTTTGTCATCGCAGGGGTTATGCCCCTTTTTCGCTTCCTCAAGCCCGGAGTAGCGGTTATTCTCGCATTTGTGGGCGCAAAAATGCTGCTGATGGATGTGGTCGATATCCCGACAATGTATTCTTTGCTGTTTATTGTGGCAATTCTGGCAAGTTCAATACTAACATCCCGGTTTATTAAGGAAAAAGCTTAA